The Streptomyces sp. NBC_00236 DNA window CGGGACGTCGTCGAGGTCGAGCATTCCCGCAGTCGCGATGTTCGCGCCCAACGATGCGGCAAGGGCAATGACGAACCAGACCCAGGCCGGACGGTTGTCGGCATGGGTGCGCATTCGGCGCCAGGCGGCGACCAGCAGCAGGTCCACGCTGATCGGGTAGGCCCAGGCCTTCCAGCCGTTCTGTCCGGCCGCTTCGGCCAGGTCATGCAGGTGCGAGAACGACAGAGCACCGGCGATAAACGCCTGGACCAGCACGGCATCCGGTCGGATGGAGCGGGACATCGGGGTTCACCTCCAATCTGGGGTGGGTCGGGGCCGGGCGGGATGTGGTGGTCACCGCCCAGCACCCGGAGCGACAGGGTCAGGCGTCCGGGTCGGTGCCGGAGCCGAAGCAGTTGAGGCACAAGCCGTCCTGCTGGCCGACCGGGCGACGCTTGCGACCGACCCGCACCGTGGTGGAGACGTTTCCGGTCCCGCCACACGGCGTGCAGGGCACCGGCTCGTCCGCGGGCGAGGGCTTGGGCTTGGTGGTCCGTTTCGTGGTGGCCATGGCGGTGGTTCCTTTCGGTTCCGGGCATGGGCGGGTAGGGACCCGGCGCGAGACGGTCACGCCAACCGGGAGGGGCGGGGTGCTACTCGGTGACCGGCCGCGGATTGACCAGCGGCGATGTCGGAACCGGGGCCGGGGTGGTGCGGACGACCGGGCGGAACGGGGCGAGCGCGGCGATGTCCGGGGTCATGTGCGCGTATTCGCGGCAGATCGCGACCGCTTCGGCAGCGGTCATTTCGGGTGTGCGAATGCGGGACCAGCCCCCGGAGGCATCGCCGGCCACCGCGACACCGGGGCGGTCCGGCGGAATGGTGGTCACGGCGAAGACTGCGTCCGGGGCGATGTCGCCCAGGCCCATATCGGCGGTCTGTTTGTCGTTGACGCGGTGCACGACGCGGCCGGTGAGCTGGGCGCGGAGCATAGTTGCGCCCTTGCCGAGTTCGGAGCCGAAGCGCTGCCCGCAGACCTCCAAGTAGATGCCGACCGCCCGGGCCATCTGCGCGAGACGAACCAGGCGCATCACCATCTGATCGCGCCGTTCCTCGTCCTTCTTGACCGCGGTCAGGAACAGTTCTGCCACCTCGTCGACCAGGACGACCAGCGGCACCGGTCGCACCTTGGTGGGCAGATCCCACAGGTCGGAGACTCCGTGGGCGCTCAGGGTGTCGAAGCGCTCTTCCATCTCCCGCACGAGGACTTCCAGCAGGCTGGAAGCTTCATCCGGGGTGGTAGCCAGTGCGGAGAGGCGGGGTGCGTAGCCGCGCTGTTCCACACCGCGCTTACAGTCGATCCCGATCAGGCCGACCGGGAGTTTCGCCAGGCCGGTGATCAGGTTGCGCTGGAACATCGACTTGCCCGACTGATTCGCACCCAGCGTCAGACCGTGCGGGATCTTCTTGTAGTCCCGGACGAACGCCGTACCGTCCTCCCGCAACGCCACCGGCACCACCATCGGACCGGACAGCTTGCGGGGCAGCCGGCGCGGCATCTTCACCCGGCGCAGCACGTCATAGCCGGTCATGCGCAGTTCGACGAAGCCGGGCTTGACCTCCACCACGTGGACAGAGTGGACGCCCCAGGCATGCCGCAACCGTTCCGAGGCCGCAGCCACATCCGCGGGCTCCAGCCCGGCCGGGAGGCGCAGTACCACCCGCATCCCGGTCGAGGAACCACGGACCCGGCGAACCTTCGGCGGGACCGGCTGCACATCCTGGCGGCGGGCCACGTTGCGGACCATGAACGCCCGCAGCCTGGACGGCTGAACCGTCAGACCACACACATCCATCGTCGACCGGTACGTAGCCGCGAACCGAACCCGAGCGACCGGCAAGCCCACCAGCGACCAGAACACCCGCGGTGCGCGGGCCTTCGCGTAACCGAGACCGCCGGCAGCCGATAAGGCCCCGGCCGCTTCGATCATCATGGTCAGGTCCGGCATGGTCAGGCACCCGCCGTGATCGCTACCGCGCGGAAGCTGATCCCGTGCCGGGTCTGGCCGTTGAAGGTGTTCTCCCAGTCACGGGCCTTGAGGCCGATCACCGTGACCGGCGTGCCCGGGGTCAGGCTCTCCGGGACACCCGTGCTCGGGACGGTTACCTGGTAGAGGTTGCCCTCCCCGTCGTCCGAGATCAGCAGGCCCACGGTCGCGAGCGGGGCACCGGTCTCCCGGTCCATCGCGATCTCACCGGTCTGCTTGCTCACCAGCTTCGGAGTCGGAGGCGTCGCAACGAACACGACAGCGGTCGAAACATCGATCTTGAACGACGGCATGGCTATCTCCTTGGTCATACGACCTAAGCCTCTTAGACCGCTTGCTCAACTTGTTGGTACAAGCTGATACCTAGAGATTGCATCACCGAGGGTGAGGCGTCAAGCACTTCGGACGCACATGTACCAACAAGTTGACCGAGTGCGTCATGATGGAGTCATGAGCAAGCAGCCGAAGTACCGACAGGTGGCCGACGCACTGCGTCGTGAGATCGACAGCGGCGCCTACGGCCCCGGCGCGCGCCTTCCTTCAGAGAGCGAGCTCGCGACACGGTTCGAGGCGTCCCGAAACACTGTCCGATCGGGCCTAGGCCTGCTGGTGAGCGAAGGCTTGATCACGTCAAGCCAAGGTCTTGGCTACGAGGTCCGTAAGCACGAGGTCTTCGAGCTCAATGCTTCCCGCTTCGAGAACCTGAACTTCCCGCAGACGGGCGACGCCTACTCGACGGACGTGACGAACGCCGGCCGCAGGCCGCACCAGACGTTTCGTGTCGAGCTCACCACTGCCCCCGAGTACGTGGCCCAACGCCTGAAGGTCGATACCGGCTCCCGAGCTGTCCTCAGGTTCTGCCATCGGTTCGTTGACGATGTCCCATGGTCCACCCAGGCCACTCACTACCCCGATTGGCTGGTCGAGACGGCCCCTCGGCTGACTGAACCGGGGGACATCGCCGAAGGAACGACCCGCTACCTCACGAGTCTCGGCATCGAGCAGGTCGGATACGCCGACGAGATCGCCACCCGGATGCCGACACCAGAGGAGGCCCGACTTCTGGACATAGGAGCGGGAATTCCGGTCCTGCTCTGGACCCGAACCGGCTACTCCCGCGAGCGCCCTATCCGCTGCACGATCACGACGTTCCGCGGCGACCTGAACCGGATGAACTACGAGATCGGCGACTTGTCCGCCCGAAGCGAGAACGCCCCCCAGTGAAAATCACCACCGCAGTACCGGGCGACCTGGACCAGCTTCTGGCGTTCCGGGAAGAGGCCGCATCCTGGATCAGCAAACTGGGCAGCGACCAGTGGAGCCGGCCGTACCCTGCCGATCGCTTGTTGTTGACCATCGAGGCCGGCACCGTCTTCATGCTTCGCGATGGCAGCCGGACCGCTGGGACCATCACCCTCACGCCACAGGCGGAAGAGGGGTTGTGGACGCCCGAGGAGTTGGGGGAGGCCTCCATCTTCGTCAACAAACTGACGATGTCCCGCGATTACGCGGGGAAGGATCTTGGAGGCAGGCTCCTCGATTGGGCGGGAGACCGCGCCTACCAATCGTCAGCCGTGTGGCTCCGCCTTGACGCGTGGACCAACAACGCCGCACTTCAGCGCTACTACCTACGGCATGGCTTCGAGCACGTTCGGACTGTCCGAGAAGGCGGCGCCATCAACGGCGGCCCACGCGTCTCAGGCTGGCTTGCCCAGCGTCCCGCTTCCCCCGCCCAGCACGGGTTCGAGGACCAGACGCCCAGCCCCACACCCTTTGGCAGCTGAGCTGTTACAGGTTTCTCTACCTCATCAAGGCACCCGGCTGCGCTCCGCTCCGCCGGGCGCGCTTCCCGGCTCTGGCTGCTCCCGCGCTCCTGCCTTCGGCCCGCTCGTCGCTGCCGCCGCCGACGCGCGCCCACAACTGGATAGGCCCGGGGCATGAGTCGAGACCAATCCGCGGGTCAAAGACATGCCTCCGGCGGGGGCGCTACGGCACCGGGATGGATCGGGCGCCGTTTGCGGGTGCCGGCGGATTCGTGGTGAGCGTCGTGGGGCTCCCATCCCGACCACCTTCGACCCAGGCAGAGCCGAGCAGACGAGGCCCAGGGCGCCAAGGTCGTTCGTACAGTGGCGCGCTCCACCTTGACGCCCTGAACCACGCCCGCTCCACGGTGTGTGGGTCGAAGGCGGACGGGATGGGAGCTAGGTGAGGGGTGCGTTAGGGCGGACGTCAGGCTTGCGCCGCGTGGATAGCGCCCTGCACCAGCCGTATGGCTCGATCCAAGGCAGCATCGAGGTCTTTCACCACATCCCGTTGCCCCGCGACACGGCTCATTCGCTGATGCTCATCGTGGTTCCTCTCCGCGACCATGAGCGACGCGTGGTCGAAGTGCGCCACGACTAGAACTACAGCTCCGTGAACGCCTTCGTTGACTTCCAGCGTGGGCTCAGCATCGCGAAGCCTGCGTGCAGCATCTCTAGCCGGCGATGCGTCCCACCATGTGCGGCCACGATAGGTCTCCCGCAACGCCCGCACTTCGGACTTCACGACCAACAGATCCCGAAGAACATCAGGTGACGGAGCACGGCATAGAGCCTCGCGCCGCTGCGCCTCCCGCCGAACTTGCTCCCTCTGCTGATAAGCCGCCCACAGTCCTGCTGGCCCGCCAAGAGCTCCAACAGCACCGCCGACCGCCCCAAGCCACGTCGCCAGGTCAGCCACCGCTTACTCCCCACCCGTTGTGACTAGCTGATCAACCCACACCGTCTGACGTCACTGGAGCTACGCGGCCTAAAACGCTTCTGTGTTCGCCTTAGACGCCTTGCCCAACGTATGTACTGGAGGCAAGACACTCCAGGGGAAGTTGATCCAGCGATCGGTCTTCTTCCACACGTATTCGCACTTCACGAGCGAATGCGACTTCTCGTAGATCACGGCGGAGCGCACCTCGGCGACATGGTCGATACAGAAGTCACGCACGAGCTTCAGCGTCTTCCCGGTATCGGCGACATCGTCGGCGATGAGAACCTTCTTCGCCGAGAAATCAATGGCATTGGGCACGGGAGCCAGCATGACGGGCATCTCCAGCGTGGTGCCCACACCGGTGTAGAACTCGACATTCACCAGATGAATGTTCTTGCAGTCCAGCGCGTACGCGAGCCCGCCCGCGACGAACACCCCGCCGCGCGCGATGGACAGCACCACATCCGGCTCGTACCCGTCATCGGCCACGGCCTGCGCCAGCTCCCGCACGGCATGCCCGAAGCCGTCGTACGTCAGGTTCTCCCGCACGTCGTCACTCACGGGGCATCACACCTGCGTCCGGTGGAAGTTCATGAAGGAACGCGAAGCCGTCGGCCCACGCTGCCCCTGGTACCGCGACCCGTACCGCTCGGAGCCGTACGGGAACTCCGACGGAGAACTCAGCCGGAACATGCACAGCTGACCGATCTTCATCCCCGGCCAGAGCTTTATCGGCAGCGTCGCCAGATTCGACAGCTCCAGGGTCACGTGCCCGGAGAACCCCGGGTCGATGAACCCGGCCGTCGAATGCGTCACCAGCCCGAGCCGGCCGAGCGAACTCTTGCCCTCCAGCCGCGACGCGAGATCGTCGGGCAGCGAGATGACCTCGTACGTCGACGCCAGCACGAACTCACCGGGGTGCAGGATGAACGCCTCGTCCCCGTCCGGCTCGACGGTACGGGTCAGATCGGCCTGTTCCACGGCCGGATCGATATGCGGATAGCGGTGGTTCTCGAACACCCGGAAATAGCGGTCGAGCCTCACATCGATGCTCGACGGCTGCACCATCGACGCGTCGAAAGGATCAATACGTACGCGTCCGGCGTCGATCTCGGCCCGGATGTCCTTGTCTGAGAGAAGCACCCACCGAGGATACGCAGAACGCGCGGGCCCGCCCCCATCGGGCCGCCCGCGCGCCTGTCGCCACCTTCCCGGAAGCGGCTACCGCTCCTCGAACACCACGGGCACGGCATGCCGCAACCGGGCGCAACGAGGACAGCGGATAAGCCGCCCGGGACCGATCCGCCCGGACCCGAGCTGCTGCATCGGGAACGAGGCGGTAGCGAAAACGTGCCCTTCGGCACAGCGGACGACGGTGCGCTCCATGGACTCCATCAAGTCCCTTCCCCATCAAGCCGTGGACGAGAAAGCCACATTAGGGGATGAACAGGACGCCACCGCACGCGGCACTCCGACCACCCACGCTACGCCCCCAACTCCCTCCCCACACACCCCCGTCCACCACCCACCGCCCCCGTCGGCTCCCACCGGCCCCTCACGGCGACTCGCTCCCGGGGGCACGCCTCGGGGGGTCTGCGATGGGGTAGAGTGTGGGACGATGCGTCGCTGGTCAGCCAGTACGTTTCGCGGGTGTAGTTTAATGGTAGAACATGAGCTTCCCAAGCTCAGAGCGCGAGTTCGATTCTCGTCACCCGCTCCACGAAAAGCCCCAGGCCAGAGGCCGGGGGCTTCTTTGTTGTCTGAACCAATACAGGTATCTCGTGCCATATCCGTGTCAGATGCCTGGTCATCCGCCGCTTCACGCCGGGCCCGCACAAGCTGGTCGAGGCCGGCCGCCACCTCACGCTGCCGTTCCAGGTCCGAATGCTGATAGATCAGCGCGGCCCGCTCGGTCGACTGCCCCGCGCGCACCATCGTGTCCTTCAGCGTGGCCCCGGACCGAGTCGTCAGGGTGCGCCCGGAGTGACGAAGGTCGTAGAAGCAGAAGCCGTCGGGAAGGCCCACCTTCGAGCGAGCTGCGCGCCACTTCCGCCCGAAGGTGGGACGGCGGAACGGCTTGCCACTCCCCCTGACGAACAGCAGGCCGTCCGCTCGTTCTCGGCGTACCGGCTCAAGTGCCGCTGAAGGTCATTCCGCAGGAACTTCGGCAGCACGACCACGCGCTTACCGGACTCAGGTCTCGTGCCCTCTTGTCCGCGACCGGCCCCGCCCGCACGTCGGCTGCGACTGACGGCAGGGAGCCCGATCAGCGAGTAGTCGATACGGCTCGGGCAGAGAGGCCGCCACGGCACCCGGCGGATATTCAGTCTTCGTCGCCCTCGTCCACCCCACCGGTTGCGGGATATCCGTCTTCCGTGACGACCGCCTTGCCAGTGGCCGTCTCGATGGCCTCGACCAGAGCATGTTGCCGTGCTTCGAAAAAGCCCGCAAAGTCATCCTTGGCGAGCAGCGCGGGATCAACCAGATGGGTACGAATGTGGTTGGCCACGGTGTCCGCGTCCACCTCGGCGCTCTTTGCGAGCCTGGGGAGGTAGGCAGAGGGCGCTGTCCCGCCGATGATGCGGTTGGTGCGTCCGGTCAGCGGGGTCTTGTTGACGATTGAGTTGTAAGTGCCCCGGGCGATGTTCTCCCGCTCGCACCACGCCTGCGGGAAGATGTGGTGGATGTCCACGGCCTCCGCGAAGTACTCGGTGATCTCGGTCTTCTCACCAGTCCGCCAGTCGACGGCGCCTTCCTTCATCAGAAGTGCGTAGATCCCCTTGTAGGCGGCGCTGTTGCGGGTGCGCAATGTCATCAGGCGGCTCTCACTGAACCGGGCGTCGCGGATGGTGCGAGGTTCGGCCCAAGTGCCGCGCACCCAGCCCACGGTTTCGGGGAGGTCGTGGCTAAACCTGGTCTCCGTCGAGCCGCCGTACAGCTCGCCGAACACACCGCACCAGTACCAACGGGCCAGCTTCTGCTGTGCACCGGCCGGTTGGGCCTGTTCGCCGAGCGTGCTGAGGATCGCGGCGAGAGGGATCAGCTGGGTGCCATAGGGGAGGAACTTGGTGTCGAAGAGGTACTGCTGGCGGAGGAACTTGGCCGCGTCCTTGAAGCCTTTGACGACCAGTGGTGCGTAGCGGCGGTACTCGTCCAGGCCCAGTTCTAGAATGTCCTTGCGCTTGCAGCCGATTCGCGGCAGACGCTCTTCGTCAATCCCGACGGTAGCGGCATCGGCGCGCCGGGCAGCCGTTGCCATGAGGGTGACTGCCTGCAGGAAGTCGGTGTTGGCAACCTCTTTGAGGACGCGGTACTCCGGCGCCCTCCACGCGGCCCGGACCACATTGTTCCAGTGGTCGCGCAGGTCGAACTCTTCGGCGGCATATGTGGCGGTGAGTAGCTCGAAGACTGTGAGGGTGACGCCGCCGGTGTTGACCTTTTCGAAGACCTGGCAGACAGCCTGTCTCTCGGTCTGCTTCCCCAGTTCGATTACCGGCACCTGGTAGAGCTCGAAGGGGCGGACGAATGCCTCCTCGAAGTCCCGCCACCACTTGCGGCCGTCCTGCCCCTGATCCTTCCAATAGTCCTCGTAACCGTAGCTCCAATCACGGTTGGAAAAGAGCTGGGAGAGTGGGAAGAGCCGGGCCGCGTATTCCTTCTCCGGAGTCGAGTAGTCCTCGATGAGATCGCCACGGAAGCTGCGGACCACCCGGTCCGCCGGCAGAAGGCGGACTGCGTCTTCACGGTCCGCCTGAGGGTCGAGAGCCTTGACCATGTCGACGTAGAACCAGCCGGTGATCCGCTGCTTACGCTGGTTCTGTGTCTCGACCGGCTTGCCGAGCATGAGCGACTGGAAGAGCGAGGTCATCCGCTGCTGGCCGTCGAGAATCAAGGTGTCCGGTTCGGTGCCCGGGGGCGGAGTGGCGCCCTCAACCGGACGACACTTGAAACGGACGTCACCACCGGTCTGCAACAACATGAGGGTGCCGACCGGGTATCCACGAGAGATCGAGGCGAGCAGACCGATGATGTTGTGATCCGGCCACACCCAGCCGCGCTGGAACTCCGGTAGCTGTGCTTCGCCCTCGGCCACTCGCCGCAGCAGTTTGACCAGCTGAATCTTGTCGATCCCGAATGCTTGCTCAGTCACGACCCACCCCCTTCTCGACACTGAACGCTGCCGCGAGGTTACCGGTGGTGGGGTGAGCACGAGGTCAGTGCTGAAATTCGAGCTGCCAGGGGGGTGGCGCCTGCCCCCTCGCCACGGGCCGTCGCGCTGCGTCGGCTCAGGACCGATACACGTCTCCTCTTGCCCCAGGTGGCCGGAATCGTGACTTTGAGGGAGCTTTTAAAGCCCTTTCGCTTCCCCATCAGGAGCTGACGCTTGCCTCCACTAGCAGCCGAAGCACCGAACAGCAACATCCCGCATACTCCAGTATGCTCGACCTATGTCCTCCACGACGCGTATCACCGTCACGCTCCCCAGCGACCAGGTGGCGGAGCTTCGCAAGCTCACGGACAACGTCTCCGGCTACGTGGCGGAAGCCGTAGCCCGCCAGATCCGGCACCAGCTCCTGGGCGACGATCTCCGCCGCCATGAGGCGGAGCACGGGCCCTTCAGCGACGAGGAGCTCGCCGAGGCTCGCGCGAAGATCTTCGGCTCCGCCGGCACCTCCACGGGCGCGGATGCCGCGTGAGCGAACGCATCGAGACCGTCGTCCTGGACTCGGAAGGACTGTCCGCCTGGGTCGCGCAGGACCGCAAGCTCCTCGCCATGCTGCAGGTCTTCCACGACATGGGAGCCGACCTGGTGATCGGGGCCAACACCATCGTGGAAGTCACCCACTCCCGCACCAACATGCCTCGCCTCAACTGGGCCCTGTCCCGTGTCAAGGTGGAGCCCGTCACCGAGCAGGCGGCGAGAGCGGCGGCTGCGCTCCTCAAAGACGCCGGGCTGCACGGGCACAAGTACGCCATCGACGCCACGGTCGCCGAGGTCGCGCTCCGCCAGCCGAAACCCGTCGCCCTGCTGACCTCCGACAGCGATGACATGACCAAGCTCTGCGGCAGCCAAGTCCGCATCGTCCCCCTCTGACCAGTCGGCCCGCCCGGAGCACGCGTCGCACTGCCAGCTCTCGTGCCCCATCCGTGCCCAGCAGAGCGGACAACAGCGGTCGGATACGGCTCCCAGAGACCTGGAGCCATCCACCCGGGGCTCCGCGAGCGGGCGGCCCGCAGCACCGGCTGAGGGCGAAACCACTCACTCAGGTGATCCACATCTGCAGATTGAGATGGGGCGCGGCTCACCCGCTTCCCCAGGCACCTCTACTTCTCTGTGGCGGTCTGCCCACCAGTGACCAGTCGGCCCGCGTCGAAGCCGCCGGCGGCCGGGCAGAGCGGACTGGAAGCGTCGAGGGGCAAGCCTGATGGGTGAGGGCAAGAAGAAGTGCACCAGCTACCACACCGGCCCTCCCGTGTCGTGGGCGTGGCGGCGTGGGCCAGGAACAACGGTGAGCCCATCTGGGACACAAATGCGGTGGGCCCGGAGTGGTCGGTGACCGCGGCGCTCGATGAGGTTCACGTGCGGTTCACCCTCCCGCGAAGTAGGAGGGCTCGCGGACTCTCATGCTCCGCGCGATCGCGGTGAGCACGGCCGGGCTCACCGGCGGCGAGGTGGCCTGGATGTCCGCCACCGTGTCGTCCACGCGGACGTAGTAGGAGACGTACTGGGAATCCCCTGAACGCCACACCCCCGGCGCGACGGCGGTGCAGGCGGGGGCCGGGACTGGGTAGGTCGAGTTGATCGCGGCACAATGGGACGGCGGGGTGAACCGCGGCTGCACGTGCGCGACGCTGACCTGGATCTCGCGATTCAGCTCCGCCATGGTGGTCGCCTGCCGCCCGTCTAGGGCGAGGCGGTAGTGGAAGGTGGGGGCGGTGGTGGTCTGGGTCCCGACGCCTTCGATGTGATACCCGCTGGGGACCCGCGGTCCGAGCAGTGGGACCGGGCTCGCCGACAGGGCGCTCTCCTGCCGGCTTTCGGTGATCTGCGAGGCGGCGAAGGTGTTCATGGGCACCACCAGCGCCAGCGCCGCCGCCACCGCCATACGTGGCAGCCACGGGTGCAGCGAGGCGGTGAACCACGCAGCGAGTGCGAAGCCGGCGATCGGCAGTACGAACTGGACCCAGCTGACATGGCCCAGGAACCAGGAGACGCTGTTGACCACTGTCAGGTACCGCAGCAAGTACCAGCTCAGCCCGGTGCCGACCAGAGCGGTGAGCCACGCAGGGCGCACCCCGGCCACCCGCAGCGACGCCCACCCGCCGAAGAACAGAACGAACGGGATGGCATCGCGCCACAGCACGCCTACCCCGAGGCAGCCCCAGCCGGGGGCATCCCGGCAGGCGGAGGAGGAGACGAGTAGCCACTTTGCGAGGAACAGCGCGACCACGAGGCCCAGCCCCACTCCGGCCGCGCGCAGCGTACGCCTGGCCGCTCGCCGAGGTTCTGACGGCGGCTCACCCGTCTTCGTACTGGTCATTCCGCACCCCCGGGGCCAGCCTCCGCAACGAGGGTACTCTGCCTCAACTCCCGCACCTATCAGGGTTGCTGGGGGAGATAGCCGCCCAGAACTGCGCATGGATGGACTGCTGCGGCACTGTGGCCACCCAGGTACTCGGGGCCTCGCCCACCACGGCCAGGGAGGGACACATGTCCACATCTGCCACGCAGTCGGCGAACAGCCGGAGCTCCTTGGTCCCTGCATCTCCCGCCAGGGGTCAGGGGTGTCGTTCCCACGATTCCCACCCTCCTGCTTCACCCGGGCTGCCGCACCCGGCCCGGTCCGGCCCGGTACGGCCCGGTACGGCAGCCCAGGGCTGCTGGGCGGGCAGGGTGGCCAGCCTGGGCTCCGCCATCCGGGTGAGGGTCCTGCAGCACCTGCCTGTTGACGCCGAAGACCGGCGGTCGTACCGTCGCCAGT harbors:
- a CDS encoding SCO3933 family regulatory protein, encoding MPSFKIDVSTAVVFVATPPTPKLVSKQTGEIAMDRETGAPLATVGLLISDDGEGNLYQVTVPSTGVPESLTPGTPVTVIGLKARDWENTFNGQTRHGISFRAVAITAGA
- a CDS encoding DNA-binding protein; translated protein: MSERIETVVLDSEGLSAWVAQDRKLLAMLQVFHDMGADLVIGANTIVEVTHSRTNMPRLNWALSRVKVEPVTEQAARAAAALLKDAGLHGHKYAIDATVAEVALRQPKPVALLTSDSDDMTKLCGSQVRIVPL
- a CDS encoding FtsK/SpoIIIE domain-containing protein, with the translated sequence MPDLTMMIEAAGALSAAGGLGYAKARAPRVFWSLVGLPVARVRFAATYRSTMDVCGLTVQPSRLRAFMVRNVARRQDVQPVPPKVRRVRGSSTGMRVVLRLPAGLEPADVAAASERLRHAWGVHSVHVVEVKPGFVELRMTGYDVLRRVKMPRRLPRKLSGPMVVPVALREDGTAFVRDYKKIPHGLTLGANQSGKSMFQRNLITGLAKLPVGLIGIDCKRGVEQRGYAPRLSALATTPDEASSLLEVLVREMEERFDTLSAHGVSDLWDLPTKVRPVPLVVLVDEVAELFLTAVKKDEERRDQMVMRLVRLAQMARAVGIYLEVCGQRFGSELGKGATMLRAQLTGRVVHRVNDKQTADMGLGDIAPDAVFAVTTIPPDRPGVAVAGDASGGWSRIRTPEMTAAEAVAICREYAHMTPDIAALAPFRPVVRTTPAPVPTSPLVNPRPVTE
- a CDS encoding GNAT family N-acetyltransferase, which encodes MKITTAVPGDLDQLLAFREEAASWISKLGSDQWSRPYPADRLLLTIEAGTVFMLRDGSRTAGTITLTPQAEEGLWTPEELGEASIFVNKLTMSRDYAGKDLGGRLLDWAGDRAYQSSAVWLRLDAWTNNAALQRYYLRHGFEHVRTVREGGAINGGPRVSGWLAQRPASPAQHGFEDQTPSPTPFGS
- a CDS encoding GntR family transcriptional regulator; this translates as MSKQPKYRQVADALRREIDSGAYGPGARLPSESELATRFEASRNTVRSGLGLLVSEGLITSSQGLGYEVRKHEVFELNASRFENLNFPQTGDAYSTDVTNAGRRPHQTFRVELTTAPEYVAQRLKVDTGSRAVLRFCHRFVDDVPWSTQATHYPDWLVETAPRLTEPGDIAEGTTRYLTSLGIEQVGYADEIATRMPTPEEARLLDIGAGIPVLLWTRTGYSRERPIRCTITTFRGDLNRMNYEIGDLSARSENAPQ
- a CDS encoding phosphoribosyltransferase, with protein sequence MSDDVRENLTYDGFGHAVRELAQAVADDGYEPDVVLSIARGGVFVAGGLAYALDCKNIHLVNVEFYTGVGTTLEMPVMLAPVPNAIDFSAKKVLIADDVADTGKTLKLVRDFCIDHVAEVRSAVIYEKSHSLVKCEYVWKKTDRWINFPWSVLPPVHTLGKASKANTEAF
- a CDS encoding type II toxin-antitoxin system CcdA family antitoxin: MSSTTRITVTLPSDQVAELRKLTDNVSGYVAEAVARQIRHQLLGDDLRRHEAEHGPFSDEELAEARAKIFGSAGTSTGADAA
- a CDS encoding GmrSD restriction endonuclease domain-containing protein, coding for MTEQAFGIDKIQLVKLLRRVAEGEAQLPEFQRGWVWPDHNIIGLLASISRGYPVGTLMLLQTGGDVRFKCRPVEGATPPPGTEPDTLILDGQQRMTSLFQSLMLGKPVETQNQRKQRITGWFYVDMVKALDPQADREDAVRLLPADRVVRSFRGDLIEDYSTPEKEYAARLFPLSQLFSNRDWSYGYEDYWKDQGQDGRKWWRDFEEAFVRPFELYQVPVIELGKQTERQAVCQVFEKVNTGGVTLTVFELLTATYAAEEFDLRDHWNNVVRAAWRAPEYRVLKEVANTDFLQAVTLMATAARRADAATVGIDEERLPRIGCKRKDILELGLDEYRRYAPLVVKGFKDAAKFLRQQYLFDTKFLPYGTQLIPLAAILSTLGEQAQPAGAQQKLARWYWCGVFGELYGGSTETRFSHDLPETVGWVRGTWAEPRTIRDARFSESRLMTLRTRNSAAYKGIYALLMKEGAVDWRTGEKTEITEYFAEAVDIHHIFPQAWCERENIARGTYNSIVNKTPLTGRTNRIIGGTAPSAYLPRLAKSAEVDADTVANHIRTHLVDPALLAKDDFAGFFEARQHALVEAIETATGKAVVTEDGYPATGGVDEGDED
- the dcd gene encoding dCTP deaminase, which produces MLLSDKDIRAEIDAGRVRIDPFDASMVQPSSIDVRLDRYFRVFENHRYPHIDPAVEQADLTRTVEPDGDEAFILHPGEFVLASTYEVISLPDDLASRLEGKSSLGRLGLVTHSTAGFIDPGFSGHVTLELSNLATLPIKLWPGMKIGQLCMFRLSSPSEFPYGSERYGSRYQGQRGPTASRSFMNFHRTQV